In Candidatus Paceibacterota bacterium, a single genomic region encodes these proteins:
- a CDS encoding glutamine synthetase family protein yields MNIQEVVAAAQRSGVKLIRFEYCDLSGVARTKAIHVAQLEHKLLEGVSLTRAQMSINMLEQMVHVGGMEPVGEIRLVPDLETFSVLPWVPASASVLCDQLGHDRLDWGVCPRSYLKSVIDRAANLGLSVQATFENEYYLAREQDGRYVPFDFPDHAPVYSAIGHDLNAEIMVETVGALEAQGIVVEQAINEFGAGQHEISIRHTDALGAADNQMKFRDTIRGVALRHGLFASFAAKPYPDQIGSGAHVHFSLWDLAGKRSLLYDKTAKHGLSTLGRHFIAGIAEHLPALVALTVPSYNSYRRLQPGSWASATTAWGFDNKEAALRVCSPFYQREEQSYNIEFKTSDGSANPYLALGALIACGLDGIQRKLEPGEPCEHDPARLSPEELARGKVRPLPTSMSAALDELEKDQFLLDTMGTMLSTAYIAVRRSEAAAFDAQDEDFEIRNHFYRF; encoded by the coding sequence ATGAACATTCAAGAAGTTGTTGCCGCCGCTCAGCGGTCGGGAGTCAAACTTATCCGATTTGAGTACTGCGACCTCAGCGGTGTCGCCCGTACCAAGGCTATTCACGTGGCCCAACTTGAACACAAGTTGCTCGAAGGTGTGAGTCTGACACGTGCTCAGATGTCGATTAACATGCTAGAGCAGATGGTCCATGTCGGAGGAATGGAGCCGGTTGGCGAAATCCGGTTGGTGCCAGATCTTGAGACATTTAGCGTCTTGCCATGGGTACCGGCCAGCGCCAGCGTTCTTTGTGATCAACTCGGCCATGATCGGCTCGACTGGGGTGTGTGTCCTCGGTCCTATCTGAAAAGTGTCATCGATCGGGCGGCTAACCTCGGACTCAGCGTGCAGGCGACCTTCGAGAATGAGTACTACTTGGCCCGTGAGCAAGACGGGCGTTATGTTCCATTCGACTTTCCTGATCACGCGCCGGTCTACAGTGCTATCGGTCACGATCTAAACGCGGAAATCATGGTCGAAACAGTGGGCGCGCTGGAGGCCCAAGGAATAGTGGTTGAACAGGCCATCAACGAATTTGGAGCCGGACAACACGAGATTTCGATCCGGCACACCGACGCGCTCGGCGCCGCTGATAACCAGATGAAATTTCGCGACACCATCCGCGGTGTTGCGCTCCGACACGGGCTATTCGCCTCGTTCGCCGCGAAACCATACCCCGACCAGATCGGCAGTGGCGCGCACGTGCACTTTAGCCTCTGGGATCTTGCGGGTAAGCGCAGTTTGCTTTATGACAAGACCGCGAAACATGGCCTTTCCACTCTCGGCCGACATTTCATCGCCGGAATTGCGGAACATTTACCGGCGCTCGTCGCCCTGACGGTTCCAAGTTACAACTCGTATCGTCGGTTGCAGCCTGGCTCGTGGGCATCGGCGACTACAGCATGGGGTTTCGACAATAAGGAGGCCGCGCTACGCGTTTGCTCCCCGTTTTACCAGCGCGAAGAACAGAGTTATAACATTGAGTTCAAGACTTCGGACGGAAGCGCGAATCCATACCTTGCGCTAGGCGCCCTGATTGCCTGCGGGCTGGACGGGATCCAGCGCAAGTTGGAACCGGGCGAGCCATGTGAGCACGATCCGGCACGCCTGTCGCCAGAGGAATTGGCGCGTGGCAAAGTGCGCCCTCTGCCAACATCGATGAGCGCTGCGCTCGACGAACTCGAGAAGGACCAGTTCCTGCTCGACACGATGGGCACGATGCTATCCACGGCCTATATAGCCGTACGTCGATCCGAGGCTGCGGCCTTTGATGCGCAGGACGAGGACTTTGAGATCCGCAACCACTTCTACCGGTTCTGA
- a CDS encoding CoA transferase, whose product MNSELPLTGIRVLDATSNIAGPWGGTVLGDLGAEVLKIETPNGDPARFMSPVDGDRSAYFHIVNRNKEAITVDLKTQDGISKLQELLDGCDVFLTNFLPAQLERFGLTPSELMKSRPQLIIGNLSSYGSQGPSSSWPGYDATLQARTGIMNVTGERNGPPVRAGVSILDLGAGTWLALGILAAIVKRDRTGIGSLVETSLYETGASWVSYHIAAYELTGDASIRSGSGHPAFSPYGIFSTKQGNICIGVGSNAIFAKLCTVIGQVELIEDPRYRENTNRVKNASALKGEIEKSLLSHPASHWVEVLCKSGVPAEEVLQPEQMLTDEQAKSMGVLIDYPDNSSAVKVVPGLPLRFDGVRPQVSKPAPHRG is encoded by the coding sequence GTGAATTCAGAGTTACCTCTCACAGGAATAAGAGTCCTGGACGCGACATCCAATATTGCTGGACCCTGGGGAGGCACTGTACTTGGGGATCTCGGCGCTGAAGTCCTCAAGATTGAGACGCCTAATGGAGATCCTGCCAGATTCATGTCACCAGTAGATGGAGATCGCTCAGCTTATTTCCACATTGTTAATCGCAATAAAGAGGCTATTACCGTAGATCTCAAAACCCAAGATGGCATTTCAAAACTTCAGGAACTTCTGGATGGGTGTGATGTCTTTCTCACAAATTTCCTTCCAGCTCAGTTGGAGAGATTCGGCCTTACGCCTTCAGAGCTCATGAAATCACGCCCACAACTAATTATTGGCAATCTATCTTCATACGGATCTCAAGGTCCGTCATCTTCATGGCCCGGCTATGACGCCACTTTGCAAGCCCGCACAGGAATTATGAATGTCACGGGCGAACGAAACGGCCCACCGGTTCGTGCCGGGGTCTCAATTCTCGATTTAGGCGCAGGGACGTGGCTTGCTTTAGGAATCCTCGCCGCAATCGTAAAACGAGATCGCACCGGGATTGGCTCACTTGTAGAAACATCTCTCTACGAGACGGGGGCGAGTTGGGTCAGCTATCACATTGCTGCTTATGAGTTGACGGGTGATGCATCGATTCGTTCGGGTAGCGGGCATCCGGCATTTTCTCCGTACGGAATTTTCTCGACCAAGCAGGGCAATATCTGTATCGGGGTTGGCAGCAATGCGATCTTTGCCAAGCTTTGTACAGTCATAGGTCAAGTCGAACTAATCGAAGATCCTCGATATAGAGAAAATACGAACCGAGTAAAGAACGCCTCTGCACTTAAAGGTGAAATTGAGAAGAGCCTTCTCTCGCACCCGGCCTCTCATTGGGTTGAAGTTCTCTGCAAATCTGGCGTGCCTGCCGAGGAAGTACTTCAGCCAGAACAGATGCTTACTGATGAACAAGCAAAATCAATGGGCGTCCTCATCGACTATCCCGACAACTCATCCGCGGTAAAAGTTGTGCCGGGATTGCCGCTTCGTTTTGATGGCGTGCGACCGCAGGTAAGCAAACCCGCTCCACATAGAGGCTAG
- a CDS encoding SDR family NAD(P)-dependent oxidoreductase: MRQLEGKRAFVTGGGGALGRASSLLFSSEGALVSVVDINAEAADETVRMITELGGKAVSIIADVSDEVQVRRAVGEAVDAFGGLDTLFNNAGIMPHQDKSFLDADVDLWHFISNINVHSTMLCSKYAVPHIAAAGGGAVVNMSSFLAVIGCTYPQDAYAASKGAISSLTRSMAVQLGFQHIRVNALAPGPIITAHVEQFFPDAEARRIRLERVPLGRFGVPEDAARLACFLASDAASWITGQVVVLDGGISSNYL; this comes from the coding sequence ATGAGGCAGTTGGAGGGCAAGCGGGCATTCGTTACTGGCGGCGGAGGTGCGCTGGGGCGCGCGAGTAGTTTGCTTTTCTCGAGTGAGGGTGCGCTGGTCTCCGTGGTTGACATTAACGCCGAAGCGGCTGACGAGACGGTTCGCATGATCACCGAGTTGGGAGGTAAGGCCGTTTCAATCATCGCCGACGTGAGCGATGAGGTGCAGGTTCGGCGAGCTGTTGGCGAGGCGGTTGATGCTTTCGGTGGACTGGATACGCTATTCAACAACGCCGGAATAATGCCGCATCAAGACAAATCATTTCTTGATGCGGATGTAGACCTTTGGCATTTCATCAGCAATATCAACGTACACAGCACCATGTTGTGCTCGAAGTACGCCGTGCCACATATCGCGGCTGCCGGCGGTGGTGCCGTAGTCAATATGAGTTCATTTCTGGCGGTGATCGGATGCACCTATCCGCAGGACGCGTACGCCGCAAGCAAGGGTGCAATCTCATCCTTGACCCGCTCAATGGCCGTGCAACTTGGTTTCCAGCATATCCGCGTGAACGCGCTCGCACCCGGACCCATCATTACGGCACACGTAGAACAATTTTTCCCAGATGCTGAGGCGCGCCGGATTCGACTTGAGCGAGTGCCACTCGGTCGATTCGGAGTGCCAGAGGACGCGGCGAGACTGGCATGCTTCCTCGCTTCTGATGCAGCGTCTTGGATTACCGGACAGGTTGTCGTACTCGACGGCGGCATTTCTAGCAATTATTTATAG
- a CDS encoding 3-oxoacyl-ACP reductase family protein — protein MNKLAGRIAVVTGAASGIGRGIAIEFAHQGADIVIADRVSEEQAVEVIAAIEGHGQNALFVRTDVSDEASVRAMAAQALAHFGRVDILVNNAGIFTESLLEDMPIEDWDRVISTNLRGTFLCTRVLIGQMLERGDGRIINIASQLGQIGGGAVAHYSASKAGVIGFTKALAREVSRRGVLVNAIAPGPIETPLLDSETEEWRSAKLAELPIGRFGTVDEVTPTAVLLASSDGSYYVGQTLGPNGGDVML, from the coding sequence GTGAACAAACTTGCGGGCCGCATCGCTGTTGTCACAGGTGCAGCCTCCGGTATCGGGCGAGGGATTGCTATTGAGTTCGCGCATCAGGGCGCCGATATCGTTATTGCCGACAGGGTGAGTGAGGAACAGGCAGTTGAAGTGATAGCGGCGATTGAGGGGCATGGGCAGAATGCACTGTTTGTTCGTACAGATGTGAGTGACGAAGCGAGCGTGCGCGCGATGGCAGCGCAGGCGCTCGCCCACTTTGGTCGAGTCGACATTCTCGTGAATAACGCCGGCATCTTCACCGAGTCGCTACTTGAAGACATGCCGATTGAGGATTGGGATCGCGTCATCAGTACGAATTTGCGTGGCACCTTTCTGTGCACGCGAGTGTTAATCGGGCAGATGCTCGAAAGGGGTGACGGGCGAATTATCAATATCGCATCGCAACTCGGCCAGATCGGTGGCGGAGCTGTTGCACACTACTCGGCGAGCAAAGCAGGTGTCATCGGATTCACAAAGGCGCTTGCGCGCGAGGTTTCCCGCCGGGGTGTGCTCGTCAATGCCATCGCGCCTGGTCCTATCGAAACACCGCTGCTCGACAGCGAGACCGAAGAGTGGCGTAGCGCCAAGCTAGCGGAGTTGCCGATCGGCCGATTCGGAACAGTCGACGAGGTCACACCGACCGCTGTGCTGTTGGCTTCATCCGATGGCTCGTACTACGTTGGGCAAACGTTGGGCCCCAATGGCGGAGACGTGATGCTTTAG
- a CDS encoding APC family permease, producing the protein MTSANLKIDASHEPHRLKSGILTIPNAIALSAAAMAPVLAVVLNAPAAASAAGAALPLSFLIAFIACALVGNTVVQFSRRLPSAGSFYTFNSKGLGPVAGFFTGWLFWIGYAILAPGLFTAFGAFVHDYVLMTFQSDIPWWVFSLGAMAIICGLSLRSIKASVNIDLSLLVVEVVIFLILGVAAIMSAGSGNTPSVFLVTSSPTGFNGVGLGVVFGILSFIGFDAAATLGEETRNPRRNIPLAIIGALSAVGVFYVLMMYALTAGYRLNDQSQMDAFLKDANPFVTLGDTVTPWLLQPIELAAIAGIFSCFLAIHNTTVRVMFSMGRDQVLPSSIGRVHARWFSPYRAIIAQTLFTVVIGLSVGVWLGPGATGAYGFTGTIGTVAIVIVYILSNIALIRYFWRAADRKILAHVIVPLLGVIALAYPLYAVSNPAQSYPYNLVSWIVLIWIALGLALYLYYRAKSPAKIAALGSFIAEDDLPLGEQPAGRLTARTPSAQHPTIAEEAARHPEITKE; encoded by the coding sequence ATGACTAGCGCAAACCTGAAGATTGACGCGTCACACGAACCGCACCGTTTAAAAAGTGGAATTCTCACAATCCCCAACGCCATCGCCCTGTCGGCCGCGGCGATGGCACCCGTACTGGCGGTCGTACTGAACGCACCCGCTGCAGCATCAGCTGCCGGTGCCGCTTTGCCGTTATCGTTTCTGATCGCGTTCATCGCCTGCGCCCTCGTCGGCAATACGGTCGTGCAGTTCTCCCGACGGTTACCTTCGGCTGGCTCGTTCTACACATTCAACTCGAAGGGTCTAGGCCCAGTTGCCGGTTTCTTCACTGGTTGGCTATTTTGGATTGGGTACGCGATCTTGGCGCCAGGCCTTTTCACCGCGTTTGGCGCGTTCGTCCACGACTACGTGCTAATGACTTTCCAGAGCGATATCCCATGGTGGGTGTTCAGCCTTGGCGCTATGGCGATCATTTGCGGTCTGTCACTACGTAGTATCAAGGCGTCGGTCAACATTGATTTATCTCTGCTCGTTGTTGAGGTAGTAATCTTCCTTATTCTCGGTGTGGCCGCGATCATGAGTGCTGGCAGTGGCAACACGCCATCCGTCTTCCTCGTGACATCGTCGCCCACCGGATTCAATGGTGTCGGTCTCGGCGTCGTGTTTGGCATTCTGTCGTTTATTGGATTTGATGCGGCGGCGACACTGGGCGAGGAAACGCGCAATCCGCGGCGCAACATTCCGCTCGCCATCATCGGTGCGCTCAGTGCCGTCGGTGTTTTCTACGTCCTCATGATGTATGCGCTCACCGCCGGTTACAGACTGAACGATCAGTCTCAGATGGACGCATTCCTCAAGGATGCGAATCCGTTTGTTACGCTCGGCGATACCGTGACGCCTTGGCTTCTGCAGCCAATCGAACTCGCTGCGATTGCCGGTATCTTCAGTTGCTTCTTGGCCATTCATAACACGACTGTTCGAGTGATGTTTTCAATGGGTCGCGATCAGGTGCTTCCATCATCAATCGGACGTGTCCATGCACGGTGGTTCTCTCCTTACCGCGCCATAATTGCCCAGACTCTCTTCACAGTTGTTATTGGGCTAAGTGTGGGTGTGTGGCTAGGTCCTGGCGCAACAGGTGCGTACGGATTCACCGGCACGATCGGCACGGTCGCAATTGTGATCGTGTATATCCTCAGTAACATTGCGCTCATTCGGTACTTCTGGCGTGCGGCAGACCGAAAGATTCTTGCCCACGTCATTGTTCCATTGCTTGGTGTTATCGCTCTTGCGTACCCGTTGTACGCGGTAAGCAACCCGGCCCAGAGCTACCCCTACAACTTAGTATCATGGATCGTGCTGATCTGGATCGCATTGGGTCTCGCGCTCTATCTCTACTATCGCGCAAAGTCACCAGCGAAGATTGCCGCTCTCGGTTCATTCATCGCCGAGGACGACCTTCCACTCGGTGAGCAACCCGCGGGGCGCCTGACCGCACGCACACCATCGGCACAGCATCCAACAATTGCGGAGGAGGCCGCTCGCCACCCCGAAATCACTAAGGAGTGA
- a CDS encoding sulfite exporter TauE/SafE family protein, translating to MLITEGLILGIFIGSVLGMVGAGGAILAVPGLIAIMGLSTTAATTSSMVIVGAAAFSGTLRRLKSKNLDIRVGIIFSLLGIFGTLLGSRLVEFFSDRALIFIFAFLMFAAAFGMWRHQVSEKEISRASWPLVVLTASAAGVLTGLLGIGGGFLIVPALVLVLGIKLKLAVGTSLVAITMNSIIALSLRYQYWDLIPWKSVLVFTAMAVIASFVTTPLATHLPTKTLQKSFSVLVVIVAIFMIITQGFK from the coding sequence ATGCTGATCACGGAAGGATTGATCCTCGGCATATTTATTGGCTCAGTCCTAGGTATGGTGGGCGCGGGCGGAGCAATCCTTGCAGTTCCTGGATTAATAGCCATCATGGGCCTTTCAACGACTGCCGCGACTACATCCTCCATGGTGATAGTTGGTGCCGCAGCATTCTCTGGCACGTTGCGAAGATTAAAATCCAAGAATTTGGATATAAGAGTCGGGATAATTTTTAGCTTATTAGGCATCTTCGGTACGTTGCTTGGGTCGCGACTCGTCGAATTCTTCTCTGATAGAGCGCTGATATTTATATTTGCATTCTTAATGTTTGCGGCGGCTTTCGGCATGTGGCGACACCAGGTCTCGGAGAAAGAAATCTCTAGGGCGTCTTGGCCCTTGGTGGTCCTCACGGCTTCGGCAGCGGGAGTCCTAACTGGTCTACTAGGAATTGGTGGCGGATTCTTGATAGTCCCAGCACTTGTTCTTGTCCTTGGAATTAAACTCAAATTGGCTGTCGGAACTTCGCTTGTGGCAATAACCATGAACTCGATCATTGCCCTCTCACTTCGCTATCAATATTGGGATTTGATCCCATGGAAGAGTGTTCTGGTATTTACGGCAATGGCGGTCATCGCATCATTTGTAACAACGCCATTGGCCACTCATCTACCAACTAAGACCTTGCAGAAATCCTTCTCAGTTCTTGTCGTTATCGTTGCAATATTTATGATCATTACTCAAGGTTTCAAATAA
- a CDS encoding amidohydrolase family protein has protein sequence MSHVIDFANVPVIDNHCHAVDASQQVDVTTWRQFFTESPDPYMRTRDVADTAFYRRLIRAMALFYGVTTEEEVLRARERHGAGDLVGALFHDASIGGVVIDTGYPAPERAMSETAFRAASGSDYVALLRLEVVFQELIAKHDSYENLVGAVHELLSDVRGAGFAGFKSIVAYRTGLAIERWSLGEAQASFDRARNEIASDGAVRLGHKPLLDTLLHSAFKAAAAQELPVQFHVGYGDPDVDLRKASPLELRTILEEPEYRSMPIVLLHGSWPYFREGAYLASVYGNAYLDLSYGIPFLSMGEMTSMTRAALGAAPFSKLMYSSDGVGVPELHWMGAHAGRRAIGTVLGEFVADGDLGPDEAGRVGEQILRDNALQLYGFNSGATR, from the coding sequence ATGTCGCACGTCATTGATTTCGCGAACGTTCCCGTCATCGATAACCATTGCCACGCCGTCGATGCGAGTCAGCAAGTTGATGTCACGACCTGGCGGCAGTTCTTCACTGAATCGCCCGATCCATACATGCGGACACGGGATGTCGCCGACACCGCGTTCTACCGCAGGCTTATCCGGGCGATGGCCTTGTTTTATGGCGTCACAACCGAGGAAGAGGTGTTGCGGGCTCGTGAGCGCCACGGTGCTGGAGATCTCGTTGGTGCGTTATTTCACGACGCATCAATCGGTGGTGTCGTCATCGACACGGGTTACCCTGCCCCGGAGAGGGCGATGTCGGAGACAGCATTCAGGGCGGCAAGTGGTTCTGACTACGTTGCGCTGCTGCGGTTAGAGGTGGTGTTTCAAGAGTTGATTGCTAAACACGACTCGTACGAGAACCTTGTGGGAGCCGTTCACGAACTGCTTTCCGATGTGCGAGGTGCCGGATTTGCGGGTTTCAAGAGCATCGTTGCCTACCGCACCGGGTTGGCGATTGAGCGATGGTCACTTGGGGAGGCCCAAGCATCATTTGATCGCGCCCGTAACGAAATCGCCTCCGATGGCGCCGTGCGGCTCGGACACAAACCGTTGTTGGACACGTTGTTGCATAGCGCTTTTAAGGCGGCGGCCGCGCAAGAATTACCGGTTCAGTTCCATGTCGGATACGGTGACCCAGACGTCGATCTTCGTAAAGCCTCGCCGCTGGAGTTGCGCACCATCTTGGAAGAACCAGAGTACCGGTCGATGCCCATCGTGTTACTGCACGGCAGTTGGCCATACTTCCGTGAGGGTGCCTATCTCGCCTCTGTGTATGGCAACGCTTATCTCGATCTGTCGTACGGGATTCCCTTTCTATCAATGGGTGAAATGACCTCAATGACTCGGGCTGCCCTCGGTGCTGCCCCGTTCAGCAAACTTATGTACAGCTCAGATGGGGTCGGGGTTCCCGAACTGCATTGGATGGGAGCACATGCGGGTCGACGTGCGATCGGCACGGTACTTGGCGAGTTCGTAGCAGACGGTGATCTGGGTCCCGATGAAGCAGGCCGTGTTGGCGAGCAGATTCTGCGGGATAACGCTCTGCAGTTATACGGTTTCAACTCGGGGGCGACCCGATGA
- a CDS encoding isochorismatase family cysteine hydrolase, with product MRRRPLATPKSLRSDELINVDGKNVFTGLDELVNPAHTALLLIDMQHDFIDQNGIFGELGIDLSMYAKMRPKLATLLAAARRNGVLVIHIQNTALPNRMSDSPAQIRFNLRMHKAARKGGMPLQYTVPGTPGHEFVEEFAPRPGELVIRKYRSSAFWGTNVELVLRSNSIQTVVVGGCTTEGCVESTARDAMFNDHYVVIATDCVGSDDKEQHDASMLLMRHRFDMATADEIGAVWQTHNTDDREGH from the coding sequence TTGCGGAGGAGGCCGCTCGCCACCCCGAAATCACTAAGGAGTGACGAATTGATAAATGTAGACGGGAAAAACGTCTTCACCGGCCTCGACGAACTTGTCAATCCGGCGCACACTGCGCTACTCCTGATTGACATGCAACATGACTTCATCGACCAGAACGGCATCTTCGGCGAACTGGGAATTGACCTGTCCATGTACGCGAAGATGCGGCCGAAACTCGCGACTTTGCTGGCCGCGGCTCGACGTAACGGTGTGCTTGTGATCCACATCCAGAACACCGCATTACCCAACCGGATGAGTGATTCGCCGGCGCAGATTCGATTCAACCTTCGGATGCACAAAGCGGCGCGCAAGGGCGGGATGCCTTTGCAGTACACCGTCCCCGGTACTCCCGGACACGAGTTCGTAGAAGAATTCGCTCCTCGTCCTGGGGAACTCGTGATTCGCAAATACCGCTCTAGCGCTTTTTGGGGCACCAACGTGGAGTTGGTGCTTCGCAGCAACTCGATCCAGACGGTAGTTGTCGGCGGATGCACGACCGAAGGGTGCGTGGAGTCGACGGCACGTGACGCGATGTTCAACGACCACTACGTCGTTATTGCGACGGACTGTGTCGGCAGCGATGACAAAGAACAGCATGACGCTTCGATGCTCCTAATGCGACACCGGTTCGACATGGCTACAGCTGATGAGATCGGCGCGGTTTGGCAGACTCATAATACGGACGATCGAGAGGGACATTAG
- a CDS encoding GntR family transcriptional regulator — MSGEVVADRRQPRASELAYDGLRDQIINLRLPPGSVVNEQAMANELGLGRMPVREAIARLVSDRFITVVPRRGAVVTPVGLGDVLDMFEAREAIECGVAYIVAKRATKDDLTTLRQLVEAADHAREGTDHEEFLRDDHAIHAFLVHMVNNSLLQDAADRLLLHNLRFWRMYWASRPAQPSTMISHADLVSALEAHDPELAAKAMREHLAASRHLVQASF, encoded by the coding sequence ATGAGTGGAGAGGTAGTGGCGGATAGGCGTCAGCCACGAGCCAGCGAGCTCGCGTATGACGGGTTACGCGATCAGATTATCAACCTGCGCCTGCCGCCTGGCTCGGTGGTAAACGAGCAGGCGATGGCTAATGAACTCGGATTGGGTCGGATGCCGGTTCGCGAAGCAATCGCCCGGCTAGTAAGCGATCGTTTCATCACTGTCGTGCCCCGTCGTGGCGCGGTCGTCACACCCGTAGGTCTTGGCGATGTACTCGACATGTTCGAGGCGCGCGAAGCCATTGAGTGCGGCGTCGCCTACATCGTCGCCAAGCGCGCGACTAAGGACGACCTAACTACGTTGCGCCAGTTGGTCGAGGCGGCGGATCATGCGCGAGAGGGCACCGACCACGAGGAATTCCTCCGCGATGACCATGCGATCCACGCCTTTCTCGTGCACATGGTCAATAACTCACTGCTACAAGACGCCGCGGACCGTCTCCTCCTGCACAATCTTCGATTCTGGAGAATGTATTGGGCTTCGCGACCCGCGCAGCCATCGACGATGATCTCGCATGCAGACCTGGTTTCCGCTTTGGAGGCTCACGATCCTGAACTCGCGGCAAAGGCAATGCGCGAGCATCTCGCGGCCTCGCGCCATTTAGTGCAGGCTTCATTCTGA
- a CDS encoding CoA ester lyase, with translation MNTEERNWRIRIARTFLFVPGDKPDRIAKALQSKADAVIIDLEDAVRSENKSVARTALGLPLRVTDGPLIFIRVNAFGSHEFNQDVRKALELEVDGIVLPKFVPGDNAIATDQALTQLEVESGSKRVLPTIGLIESSAGVLGLLNSSSIPTRVQRLAFGGADLYTDLRIAYSPAGPNTDLAMAALVMASVHSRLGAPIDTPHFTLTDTEGLRDRSLYASQMGFGGKLCIHPNQLEVVDQSFAPSEDESEWAKRVIERWDERDESSGALVVDANLVDTAMLKRARQILGLI, from the coding sequence GTGAATACGGAAGAGAGGAATTGGCGCATTCGAATTGCGCGTACTTTTCTCTTTGTTCCTGGAGATAAGCCAGATCGTATTGCGAAGGCACTTCAATCAAAGGCCGATGCGGTCATTATCGATCTTGAAGATGCGGTTCGATCAGAAAATAAGTCTGTGGCACGAACGGCGCTTGGTCTCCCACTGAGGGTTACAGATGGGCCACTTATATTTATCCGTGTGAACGCATTTGGTTCTCACGAATTTAACCAAGACGTCCGTAAAGCGCTCGAGCTTGAAGTTGATGGAATTGTTCTTCCCAAGTTTGTCCCAGGGGACAACGCAATTGCTACTGACCAAGCTCTCACTCAGTTGGAGGTGGAGAGCGGAAGCAAAAGAGTGCTACCGACGATTGGTCTTATTGAATCTAGCGCGGGAGTACTAGGACTACTCAATTCATCGAGCATACCTACCCGAGTTCAGCGGCTTGCCTTCGGTGGCGCCGATCTTTATACAGATCTTCGAATTGCCTACTCTCCCGCTGGTCCCAATACCGACCTTGCGATGGCGGCTCTGGTCATGGCCAGTGTGCATTCACGCCTTGGAGCGCCAATCGACACCCCACACTTCACGCTAACAGATACCGAGGGACTTAGAGATCGGTCTCTCTATGCCTCGCAAATGGGATTTGGTGGAAAGCTCTGCATTCATCCAAATCAACTGGAGGTAGTTGATCAAAGTTTCGCACCAAGTGAGGATGAAAGCGAGTGGGCAAAACGAGTCATTGAGCGATGGGATGAGAGAGACGAAAGTTCTGGTGCCCTTGTTGTAGATGCAAACCTAGTTGATACCGCAATGCTCAAACGCGCTCGGCAGATCCTGGGACTTATCTAG